TAGTGCATTCTAGCGGCCCGTCCGCACCCAGGGCACCGTCGTTCGATCGACTTTGATATCTCTCTGGTATGGCAGCTCGCATAGGGTCAACGCTTCAGCGGCTGAGCCGTGTTCCCATGTCGGATATTGGTCGCCTCGCAAAATAACCGGCATCCGGGAATGGACTTCGGCCGCGGCACCAGTGCCATCCTTCATCACCATCGAATAGCAATCACCCCATTCATCCGAAGACCGCCATACGCCGGCGACGGCGAACAACTCCGCGTCCGGCAGCGACAGCCAGGTGCGCGTCATGGATCCTCGGGGACCCTCGGCCTCCGCCCACGCGGTAAGGGGGATGAGGCAACGTCGCTTCTCGAAGCTGTCCCGCCAGAAGAACTGGCTCAGCTTGTCGGTGCGGGCGTTGTTGACCGGTTTCGGCTTTAGAGGCTGGCCCGACTTCTTGCTCTTCAGCGACAGCGGAAAGCCCCACACCATCGATCGGATCGATCCTTTGGCCACGACCAACCCGGGATACCCTGGATAGATCTCTCCCGGCGCGTTGCTCGCTGCAGCGGGCGCGGCGTTGAACAACCCAGCGACCTCGGCCGAGCTCTTGGTCATGCGATACAGGTTACAAATACACGCCTCCCAGCCTTCAGGAATCTTCAACTGTCATCGCAGTATGATAGAAGAAGAGATCATGCCCGCCACCATTCTTGCCGCCGCCGCTGCCTTTGTTTGCACCCCGATCGCGGTCTGGGACGGAGACGGGCCAATTTGGTGTGCCGAGGGCCCGAAAATTCGCGTCGGCAATATAGCAGCGCGGGAGAGGGACGAGACCTGCCGACCAGGGCACCCCTGCCCTGCGGCAAGCGGCGCGGCCGCGCGCGACGCAATGGTCGCTCTCCTCGGTGGACCTCGAGGAACTTTAAGCACCGGCCATGTCCGCGTGCGCGCGCCCGCCATGCAGTGTCAGGCTACCGGCAGCAGCTACGAGC
This sequence is a window from Sphingopyxis sp. 113P3. Protein-coding genes within it:
- a CDS encoding SOS response-associated peptidase; the encoded protein is MCNLYRMTKSSAEVAGLFNAAPAAASNAPGEIYPGYPGLVVAKGSIRSMVWGFPLSLKSKKSGQPLKPKPVNNARTDKLSQFFWRDSFEKRRCLIPLTAWAEAEGPRGSMTRTWLSLPDAELFAVAGVWRSSDEWGDCYSMVMKDGTGAAAEVHSRMPVILRGDQYPTWEHGSAAEALTLCELPYQRDIKVDRTTVPWVRTGR